In a single window of the Montipora foliosa isolate CH-2021 unplaced genomic scaffold, ASM3666993v2 scaffold_422, whole genome shotgun sequence genome:
- the LOC137988573 gene encoding ELKS/Rab6-interacting/CAST family member 1-like has product MENRSDKDHKLSQGTYRPEKHQEGLGKPDLCEVDQDKLAVGLEEPSELSMTVGEGDTGLVFLNSKDIFSLKTEELKAELDKRRLKKSGNKCTLVECLRAAMISEHISQTFEDDHKHSQLKEKPIMTNSHIHDQELYSFIETKVREVCLHEIEKLKSEASSSYANETILLLQKENGTLKQRLRELESRHTSMKQEATTLVDETKSLMTAIRLLNNELQTVLKADDLTCSRPNERRPLVDKEWQVVGAKMNKEKDKTRESDIKELEAKIFSLETRAMAVEDENKSLKLVMKIVTQENETEISSKGENDDPRDNCCLKAKSHKNQPYRNGRLNSNEQMLTSLAGSPVLIQNRFQSLENTTETEIQRGQITNNTRHTTIIAGDSILKNLRSHKMSKVSQGKVYTFSGCTTKDLCDNVKPILRKKPDRLIIHVGTNSLRESLSPTACAQEIIELARSAKNSSPDTDIVISYLIARSDDSELSSQR; this is encoded by the coding sequence ATGGAAAATAGATCGGATAAAGATCACAAGTTATCTCAAGGAACGTACAGACCTGAAAAACACCAAGAAGGCTTAGGAAAACCCGATTTGTGCGAAGTAGATCAAGATAAACTAGCCGTTGGACTTGAGGAACCTAGCGAATTGTCGATGACAGTGGGAGAAGGTGACACTGGTTTGGTATTTCTAAACagtaaagatattttttccctgaAAACTGAAGAACTAAAGGCTGAGCTAGACAAACGGCGACTCAAGAAGAGTGGAAATAAGTGTACTTTGGTGGAATGTTTGCGTGCCGCCATGATATCTGAACATATCTCCCAAACGTTTGAAGATGATCACAAACACTCACAACTTAAGGAAAAACCTATCATGACGAATTCGCATATCCACGATCAAGAACTATACTCATTTATTGAAACCAAAGTGAGAGAGGTATGCCTTCATGAAATCGAAAAGCTAAAATCAGAGGCAAGTTCATCGTATGCAAATGAAACCATTTTGTTgcttcaaaaagaaaatggcaCCCTCAAACAAAGGTTGCGAGAGCTTGAATCTCGTCATACAAGCATGAAACAAGAAGCTACAACCCTTGTCGATGAAACCAAAAGCTTGATGACAGCAATTAGGCTCTTAAACAATGAATTGCAAACTGTATTGAAAGCGGACGACCTGACATGTTCTCGGCCCAATGAGCGACGTCCACTAGTTGACAAAGAATGGCAAGTTGTTGGCGCTAAAATGAATaaggaaaaagacaaaacaagggAAAGTGACATTAAGGAACTGGAGGCTAAAATATTCTCCCTGGAGACACGTGCAATGGCCGTCGAAGATGAAAACAAATCCCTGAAACTTGTAATGAAGATCGTAACGCaggaaaatgaaacagaaatcagttcaaaaggagaaaatgatgacCCCCGAGATAACTGCTGTCTAAAGGCTAAAAGCCACAAGAACCAGCCCTATCGAAACGGTCGGCTCAACTCAAATGAACAAATGCTCACCTCACTTGCAGGCTCACCTGTGCTCATTCAAAACAGATTCCAGTCCCTTGAGAACACGACTGAAACAGAAATTCAAAGAGGCCAAATTACCAACAATACACGGCACACAACCATCATCGCTGGAGACTCCATATTGAAAAATTTAAGAAGTCACAAAATGTCCAAGGTTAGCCAAGGCAAGGTATATACCTTTTCTGGCTGTACTACAAAAGATTTGTGTGACAACGTTAAGCCCATCCTTAGGAAGAAACCTGATCGACTTATTATCCACGTTGGCACAAATAGCCTGCGAGAAAGTTTAAGTCCAACTGCCTGCGCTCAAGAAATCATTGAGCTTGCGAGATCAGCTAAGAACTCGTCGCCAGACACTGATATCGTTATATCCTACCTAATAGCACGATCCGATGATTCAGAACTATCATCTCAGCGGTGA
- the LOC137988574 gene encoding uncharacterized protein translates to MEDSSHLRQRRAENRTFVNKTLETIDQQLEDYTDDKSKKAKLKAFRDTLNEKLGVLTEVNARILDQLDEDDFEKEIGPAMATIAGLALTKNNYKVAVDLLRDRYGNKQVIISFHMESLLKLPRGNFASDIKRVHMVYDQIEIKIRSLQALGIKAESYGSLLIPVVMEKIPEELRLVISHKMKSDTWDVNELIKAFKEELEAREKSRFVGGSGNVVEKPWLKPKIPRDPITAAALFLPERGQANCYFCNHPGLRSFNCTSVTDPEKRKEILKKKGRCFVCLRRGHVSNCCLSEYKCKKCFGRHHISVCWRFPVAAKRHAR, encoded by the exons ATGGAAGATTCGTCGCATTTACGCCAAAGAAGAGCGGAGAACAGGACCTTTGTAAACAAGACGCTTGAAACGATTGACCAACAGCTGGAAGACTACACGGACGATAAATCGAAGAAGGCTAAGCTAAAGGCATTTCGCGATACCCTTAATGAGAAACTTGGGGTTTTAACCGAAGTGAATGCGAGGATCTTGGATCAGTTGGATGAAGATGATTTTGAGAAGGAAATCG GCCCAGCCATGGCAACAATTGCTGGACTCGCGCTAACAAAGAATAATTACAAAGTTGCGGTTGACCTTCTGCGTGACAGATACGGAAACAAGCAAGTCATCATAAGTTTTCACATGGAATCCCTGTTGAAGCTTCCGCGAGGTAACTTCGCATCCGATATCAAGCGTGTACACATGGTTTACGATCAGATCGAAATTAAGATCCGTAGTTTGCAGGCTCTCGGGATTAAAGCTGAAAGTTATGGAAGTCTGCTGATCCCAGTTGTAATGGAAAAGATTCCCGAAGAATTGCGGCTCGTTATTAGTCATAAAATGAAATCGGATACCTGGGATGTGAACGAGTTGATCAAAGCATTCAAGGAAGAATTGGAGGCACGTGAGAAAAGTAGATTCGTAGGAGGCTCCGGAAATGTCGTGGAAAAGCCTTGGTTGAAACCCAAGATACCTCGTGACCCGATTACTGCAGCAGCGTTGTTTCTGCCAGAGCGAGGGCAAGCAAACTGTTATTTTTGCAATCACCCGGGTCTTAGGTCGTTCAACTGCACTTCAGTCACTGATCCAGAGAAGAGGAAagagattttaaagaaaaagggACGGTGTTTTGTCTGTCTGAGAAGAGGTCACGTTTCAAATTGTTGCCTGTCAGAATACAAATGCAAGAAATGCTTTGGAAGACATCATATTAGTGTTTGCTGGAGGTTTCCAGTTGCCGCAAAACGCCACGCAAGGTAA
- the LOC137988575 gene encoding uncharacterized protein: MAFGWAPTYLALFLLICTSLVNTGIKIANPAIDNGPNQPIFATRRRFFTAPIRYTVNGTSTFNLSTEALLQIAGDINPNPGPENNQGKFRTNLPEKGLRIGQWNVNRLTDTKFEQIKLLLSSANSVDVLFLIETFLKPNSPDCIYEIPGYCLFRKDRHGSKHGGGILAYASRNLDIKRAEELEEDDLEIMWLNVNPFNSKRSLLCGALYHPPSTNAATDIRLELNIESAYLKNKEIHILGDFNIDYVKQPIYNNHQLSKALRSMQLVQVVKSVTRPASSTCLDHVYTSHKHLISHLLVPNIGLADHLPVFICRKYTKKRKETNNIKIKYRDTKNMNTNELLASLNCISWDTCFIHDNINKILNAFQAKVNTVLNEHIPFKEKRVKRQHQPPWINKQITTAIKEQDKLLKIARKSNLQADWNQFKHAKCKTSNLIKKAKRNYFQESIEKHKGNPKGIWNALKALSGTQKRELKITELKTDNGTIDDPVQIAESLNTMFVNVASRLNVSNTQDVVNKKLRHFITSRLTADVEPFNIPQITAKDILEYINKLPTNKSTGHDGLSTRVLKLHQL; this comes from the coding sequence ATGGCGTTCGGTTGGGCTCCAACATATCTAGCGTTATTCCTGTTGATATGTACGTCCTTGGTTAACACTGGTATAAAAATTGCTAATCCAGCAATAGATAACGGTCCCAATCAGCCAATATTTGCCACAAGGAGGCGATTTTTCACCGCCCCTATAAGATATACTGTAAATGGAACTTCCACCTTCAACCTATCGACTGAAGCTCTACTACAAATTGCTGGCGACATCAACCCGAATCCAGGACCAGAGAATAACCAAGGCAAATTTCGGACAAATCTGCCAGAGAAAGGTCTTAGAATAGGCCAGTGGAATGTAAACCGTCTTACCGACACCAAGTTTGAGCAAATCAAGCTATTGCTTTCATCAGCTAACTCAGTGGATGTTTTATTTCTCATCGAAACATTCCTAAAGCCGAATTCACCCGACTGTATTTATGAAATCCCTGGATATTGTTTGTTTCGAAAGGACAGACACGGCTCTAAACATGGTGGAGGAATTCTGGCCTACGCCTCACGAAATCTGGATATAAAGCGAGCTGAAGAACTAGAAGAAGATGACCTCGAAATAATGTGGCTAAATGTGAATCCGTTTAACTCCAAAAGATCCTTATTGTGTGGAGCGCTGTACCACCCTCCCTCTACAAATGCTGCGACCGATATACGACTGGAATTAAATATCGAATCTGCTTAccttaaaaataaagaaattcacattttgggtgattttaacATTGACTACGTAAAGCAGCCAATATATAATAACCATCAACTTTCGAAAGCACTCAGGTCAATGCAGCTTGTGCAAGTTGTAAAATCAGTGACAAGACCAGCTAGCTCAACCTGTCTAGATCACGTTTATACCTCGCACAAGCATCTTATCTCACATTTGTTGGTGCCCAATATTGGTCTAGCGGATCATCTGCCAGTTTTTATTTGCCGTAAATATACCAAGAAACGtaaggaaacaaacaacatcAAGATCAAGTACAGAGACACGAAAAACATGAATACTAATGAACTTCTGGCTTCGCTAAACTGTATCTCATGGGACACATGTTTCATTCACGACAATATCAACAAAATTCTCAATGCCTTTCAAGCTAAGGTAAACACAGTTCTGAATGAACACATTCCATTCAAAGAGAAGCGTGTTAAACGACAACATCAGCCCCCTTGGATAAATAAACAGATTACCACTGCTATAAAAGAGCAAGACAAACTGCTCAAAATTGCCAGAAAATCAAATCTTCAAGCAGATTGGAATCAGTTCAAACACGCTAAATgcaaaacatcaaatttaattaaaaaagcaaaaaggaaTTATTTCCAGGAATCaatagaaaagcacaaaggaaATCCAAAAGGCATTTGGAATGCTCTAAAGGCTCTCAGCGGAACACAAAAACGTgaacttaaaataactgaattaAAAACAGACAATGGCACCATTGATGATCCAGTTCAAATAGCTGAGTCGCTCAATACGATGTTTGTCAATGTGGCGTCACGCCTAAATGTAAGTAACACCCAAGATGTCGTCAACAAAAAGCTTCGTCATTTTATCACCTCAAGACTAACAGCCGACGTGGAACCTTTCAACATACCTCAAATCACTGCGAAAGACATTCtagaatatattaataaattaccAACAAATAAATCTACCGGCCATGATGGCTTAAGCACAAGAGTTTTGAAATTGCACCAGCTTTAA
- the LOC137988595 gene encoding uncharacterized protein encodes MKTVAKGVKMAKKVLTVFLLSSCLFFRAQAVLESYLPVLEQQAHTDRDQLIERYFSLGLTQSEICAFLVLSHGIRISVRQLKRILQRLGLRRRGHHTDLGLVISAIEQELEGSGSCIGYRAMWQRLRNDLGMLVSRETVRHALRIIDPEGVSERLRHRLRRRQYRGKGPNFLWHIDGYDKLTPFGFCVHGCIDGFSRRIMWLEVGSTNSDSRVVANYFVGCVRQVGGTATVVRADYGTENVKVAGIQRFFRRDCNDSLSGSKSFMYGKSSSNQRIEAWWGQLRRNCAEWWINHFKDLRDLGLYCDGYVVHVECLKFCYMRLIRDELQRAAIQWNLHRIRPSTNPNSPPGRPDTLYFMPSLIGGQIRDCKYPIVDDDIDVAEEVCCCDPPPDYLDSFSQLASIIMNEHGLHQPDTPEAAKELYIKLLDAIENI; translated from the coding sequence ATGAAAACGGTGGCCAAAGGAGTCAAAATGGCGAAAAAGGTCTTAACAGTATTTCTTCTCTCAAGCTGCCTTTTCTTTAGGGCACAAGCGGTTCTTGAGAGTTACCTACCTGTCTTAGAACAACAGGCACACACGGATCGTGACCAACTCATAGAAAGGTATTTTAGCCTTGGATTAACGCAGAGTGAAATCTGTGCCTTCCTTGTCCTCTCTCATGGAATCAGGATAAGCGTACGTCAGCTGAAAAGAATATTGCAGAGGCTTGGCTTAAGAAGAAGGGGACATCACACTGACCTTGGTTTGGTCATTAGCGCAATCGAACAAGAACTGGAAGGAAGTGGGAGTTGTATAGGTTACCGGGCAATGTGGCAGCGACTAAGAAATGATCTTGGAATGTTGGTCAGTCGAGAAACAGTGCGGCACGCTTTAAGGATAATAGATCCTGAGGGAGTGTCTGAACGACTAAGACACAGGTTGAGGAGAAGGCAATATAGAGGTAAGGGACCGAACTTCTTGTGGCACATTGACGGTTATGACAAACTTACACCCTTTGGGTTTTGTGTTCACGGGTGCATAGATGGATTTAGCAGGCGAATTATGTGGCTGGAGGTTGGTTCTACGAATAGCGATTCGCGTGTTgtggcaaattattttgttggcTGCGTTAGACAAGTTGGCGGTACGGCAACAGTAGTGCGAGCTGATTACGGAACAGAAAACGTAAAAGTAGCGGGTATCCAACGTTTTTTTAGGCGTGACTGCAACGATTCTCTGTCAGGTAGCAAAAGCTTCATGTATGGCAAGTCGTCCTCGAATCAGAGAATTGAAGCCTGGTGGGGTCAGCTACGAAGAAATTGTGCGGAGTGGTGGATTAatcacttcaaagatttgagAGATCTCGGCTTGTATTGTGATGGTTATGTCGTGCATGTCGAGTGCTTAAAGTTCTGCTATATGCGTTTGATACGAGACGAGCTTCAAAGAGCTGCTATTCAATGGAATCTACACCGCATTAGACCTTCAACTAACCCTAATTCTCCCCCCGGAAGACCCGACACTTTGTACTTCATGCCATCCTTAATAGGGGGACAAATAAGAGATTGTAAGTACCCCATTGTCGATGACGACATCGACGTTGCGGAAGAGGTTTGCTGCTGTGACCCTCCACCTGATTATTTAGATTCATTTTCACAACTAGCATCGATAATAATGAATGAGCATGGACTTCACCAGCCTGATACACCTGAAGCAGCAAAGGAACTATATATCAAACTTTTGGACGCAATAGAAAACATATGA